In Elaeis guineensis isolate ETL-2024a chromosome 1, EG11, whole genome shotgun sequence, a genomic segment contains:
- the LOC105061069 gene encoding transcription factor BIM1 isoform X9: MRMELQGKKTTHDFLSLYNKDSPFQHQDPRPPSQGCFLKTHDFLKPLEHAGKGRRDEAASGDIAVACVGPAEVGRAASVEHVLPGGIGTYSITHVSDPSPLAMVKPERGTCRGVDVERKPEPYYANGVAYAPQYAAGVPVALWDESAAKDPGSRGQWQSSFAASGSGSFGSPSASRHHPAPEKPRLMESASRSSRGFDDEDDDDEEFGKREGSSSHKELTVKLDGKGKGGDHDQRPNTPRSKHSATEQRRRSKINDRQVSEHSCQKPRQEWTMNLSCRFQILRELIPHSDQKRDKASFLLEVIEYIRFLQEKVQKYESSIPGWSQDNTKLMPWVKVYFRSFWKNARNNNESPGDGISDPSQVMKNGSAPPGYMFSGSDNSIPVAPAMVSTAQNPTDSDMAAGLSYKAMETPTNFANADNMTTQVQPQWLRPSGSADCAVSGEILNEQELTVDEGTISMSSAYSQGLLTTLTQALQSSGIDLSQASISVQINLGKRAINKRPAATVTTSGAKDHEDPVSANQTMGHSRAGCSVEESSQAPKRHKADNS, encoded by the exons ATGAGGATGGAGCTCCAAG GTAAGAAAACAACTCACGATTTCCTGTCGCTTTACAACAAGGATTCCCCTTTCCAACACCAGGATCCAAGGCCTCCTTCTCAAG GTTGCTTTCTAAAGACGCACGACTTCTTAAAGCCGCTGGAGCACGCCGGGAAAGGCCGCCGCGACGAGGCGGCGAGCGGCGATATCGCCGTCGCCTGCGTGGGTCCCGCCGAGGTAGGGCGTGCGGCCTCGGTGGAGCACGTGCTCCCTGGTGGCATCGGGACGTACAGCATCACCCACGTGTCTGACCCTTCCCCGTTGGCTATGGTGAAGCCGGAGCGTGGCACGTGCCGCGGTGTCGACGTCGAACGGAAACCGGAGCCCTATTACGCCAACGGCGTCGCTTACGCCCCCCAGTACGCCGCTGGCGTCCCCGTCGCGCTCTGGGACGAGTCCGCCGCGAAAGACCCCGGCTCCAGAG GGCAGTGGCAGTCGTCATTCGCCGCCTCCGGCAGCGGCAGCTTCGGATCTCCTTCGGCCTCCAG GCATCACCCGGCGCCGGAGAAGCCGCGATTAATGGAGTCGGCGTCGAGATCCAGCAGGGGCTTCGACGATGAGGACGACGACGACGAGGAGTTCGGCAAGAGGGAGGGCTCCTCCTCGCATAAAG AGTTGACCGTGAAACTAGATGGGAAGGGCAAAGGGGGCGACCATGATCAGAGGCCCAACACTCCGAGATCAAAGCATTCTGCCACAGAGCAGCGGAGAAGGAGCAAAATAAATGACAG GCAAGTTTCTGAACACAGTTGTCAAAAACCTCGACAAG AATGGACCATGAACCTGTCATGCAGATTTCAGATACTTAGGGAACTTATACCGCATAGTGATCAGAAGAGAGATAAAGCGTCattccttctggag GTTATTGAGTACATTCGCTTTTTACAAGAGAAAGTACAAAAGTATGAGTCCTCAATCCCGGGATGGAGTCAAGATAATACCAAGTTAATGCCATGG GTAAAAGTCTATTTTAGATCATTCTGGAAAAATGCACGG AACAATAACGAATCTCCTGGAGATGGTATATCTGACCCCTCTCAAGTCATGAAAAATGGTTCTGCTCCCCCTGGATATATGTTTTCTGGAAGCGACAATAGCATCCCGGTTGCACCAGCAATGGTCTCAACTGCACAGAATCCAACTGATTCAGATATGGCTGCTGGACTCTCTTACAAAGCAATGGAAACTCCTACAAATTTTGCGA ATGCAGATAACATGACAACCCAGGTCCAGCCACAATGGTTAAGACCGTCTGGTAGTGCTGACTGTGCTGTCAGTGGTGAAATATTGAATGAACAAGAGCTGACGGTTGATGAAGGAACCATAAGTATGTCTAGCGCATACTCCCAAGG GCTGTTGACTACCCTAACTCAGGCGCTGCAGAGCTCGGGTATAGATCTGTCTCAAGCCAGTATCTCTGTGCAGATCAACCTTGGCAAGCGAGCAATTAATAAGAGACCTGCTGCCACAGTGACTACTTCTGGCGCTAAG GACCATGAAGACCCTGTATCTGCTAATCAAACAATGGGACACTCTAGGGCGGGGTGCAGTGTCGAGGAATCTTCACAGGCACCAAAAAGACACAAAGCCGACAACAGCTAG
- the LOC105061069 gene encoding transcription factor BIM2 isoform X8, which translates to MRMELQGKKTTHDFLSLYNKDSPFQHQDPRPPSQGQWQSSFAASGSGSFGSPSASRHHPAPEKPRLMESASRSSRGFDDEDDDDEEFGKREGSSSHKELTVKLDGKGKGGDHDQRPNTPRSKHSATEQRRRSKINDRFQILRELIPHSDQKRDKASFLLEVIEYIRFLQEKVQKYESSIPGWSQDNTKLMPWVKVYFRSFWKNARNNNESPGDGISDPSQVMKNGSAPPGYMFSGSDNSIPVAPAMVSTAQNPTDSDMAAGLSYKAMETPTNFASKMAVTPILLRPNLYSFIGRETSIAQSQQRLVADADNMTTQVQPQWLRPSGSADCAVSGEILNEQELTVDEGTISMSSAYSQGLLTTLTQALQSSGIDLSQASISVQINLGKRAINKRPAATVTTSGAKDHEDPVSANQTMGHSRAGCSVEESSQAPKRHKADNS; encoded by the exons ATGAGGATGGAGCTCCAAG GTAAGAAAACAACTCACGATTTCCTGTCGCTTTACAACAAGGATTCCCCTTTCCAACACCAGGATCCAAGGCCTCCTTCTCAAG GGCAGTGGCAGTCGTCATTCGCCGCCTCCGGCAGCGGCAGCTTCGGATCTCCTTCGGCCTCCAG GCATCACCCGGCGCCGGAGAAGCCGCGATTAATGGAGTCGGCGTCGAGATCCAGCAGGGGCTTCGACGATGAGGACGACGACGACGAGGAGTTCGGCAAGAGGGAGGGCTCCTCCTCGCATAAAG AGTTGACCGTGAAACTAGATGGGAAGGGCAAAGGGGGCGACCATGATCAGAGGCCCAACACTCCGAGATCAAAGCATTCTGCCACAGAGCAGCGGAGAAGGAGCAAAATAAATGACAG ATTTCAGATACTTAGGGAACTTATACCGCATAGTGATCAGAAGAGAGATAAAGCGTCattccttctggag GTTATTGAGTACATTCGCTTTTTACAAGAGAAAGTACAAAAGTATGAGTCCTCAATCCCGGGATGGAGTCAAGATAATACCAAGTTAATGCCATGG GTAAAAGTCTATTTTAGATCATTCTGGAAAAATGCACGG AACAATAACGAATCTCCTGGAGATGGTATATCTGACCCCTCTCAAGTCATGAAAAATGGTTCTGCTCCCCCTGGATATATGTTTTCTGGAAGCGACAATAGCATCCCGGTTGCACCAGCAATGGTCTCAACTGCACAGAATCCAACTGATTCAGATATGGCTGCTGGACTCTCTTACAAAGCAATGGAAACTCCTACAAATTTTGCGAGTAAGATGGCTGTTACACCCATTCTTTTGCGGCCAAACTTGTATTCTTTTATTGGAAGAGAAACTAGTATTGCTCAGTCACAGCAGAGGTTGGTTGCAGATGCAGATAACATGACAACCCAGGTCCAGCCACAATGGTTAAGACCGTCTGGTAGTGCTGACTGTGCTGTCAGTGGTGAAATATTGAATGAACAAGAGCTGACGGTTGATGAAGGAACCATAAGTATGTCTAGCGCATACTCCCAAGG GCTGTTGACTACCCTAACTCAGGCGCTGCAGAGCTCGGGTATAGATCTGTCTCAAGCCAGTATCTCTGTGCAGATCAACCTTGGCAAGCGAGCAATTAATAAGAGACCTGCTGCCACAGTGACTACTTCTGGCGCTAAG GACCATGAAGACCCTGTATCTGCTAATCAAACAATGGGACACTCTAGGGCGGGGTGCAGTGTCGAGGAATCTTCACAGGCACCAAAAAGACACAAAGCCGACAACAGCTAG
- the LOC105061069 gene encoding transcription factor BIM2 isoform X7: MRMELQGKKTTHDFLSLYNKDSPFQHQDPRPPSQGSCFLKTHDFLKPLEHAGKGRRDEAASGDIAVACVGPAEVGRAASVEHVLPGGIGTYSITHVSDPSPLAMVKPERGTCRGVDVERKPEPYYANGVAYAPQYAAGVPVALWDESAAKDPGSRGQWQSSFAASGSGSFGSPSASRHHPAPEKPRLMESASRSSRGFDDEDDDDEEFGKREGSSSHKELTVKLDGKGKGGDHDQRPNTPRSKHSATEQRRRSKINDRFQILRELIPHSDQKRDKASFLLEVIEYIRFLQEKVQKYESSIPGWSQDNTKLMPWNNNESPGDGISDPSQVMKNGSAPPGYMFSGSDNSIPVAPAMVSTAQNPTDSDMAAGLSYKAMETPTNFANADNMTTQVQPQWLRPSGSADCAVSGEILNEQELTVDEGTISMSSAYSQGLLTTLTQALQSSGIDLSQASISVQINLGKRAINKRPAATVTTSGAKDHEDPVSANQTMGHSRAGCSVEESSQAPKRHKADNS, from the exons ATGAGGATGGAGCTCCAAG GTAAGAAAACAACTCACGATTTCCTGTCGCTTTACAACAAGGATTCCCCTTTCCAACACCAGGATCCAAGGCCTCCTTCTCAAGGTA GTTGCTTTCTAAAGACGCACGACTTCTTAAAGCCGCTGGAGCACGCCGGGAAAGGCCGCCGCGACGAGGCGGCGAGCGGCGATATCGCCGTCGCCTGCGTGGGTCCCGCCGAGGTAGGGCGTGCGGCCTCGGTGGAGCACGTGCTCCCTGGTGGCATCGGGACGTACAGCATCACCCACGTGTCTGACCCTTCCCCGTTGGCTATGGTGAAGCCGGAGCGTGGCACGTGCCGCGGTGTCGACGTCGAACGGAAACCGGAGCCCTATTACGCCAACGGCGTCGCTTACGCCCCCCAGTACGCCGCTGGCGTCCCCGTCGCGCTCTGGGACGAGTCCGCCGCGAAAGACCCCGGCTCCAGAG GGCAGTGGCAGTCGTCATTCGCCGCCTCCGGCAGCGGCAGCTTCGGATCTCCTTCGGCCTCCAG GCATCACCCGGCGCCGGAGAAGCCGCGATTAATGGAGTCGGCGTCGAGATCCAGCAGGGGCTTCGACGATGAGGACGACGACGACGAGGAGTTCGGCAAGAGGGAGGGCTCCTCCTCGCATAAAG AGTTGACCGTGAAACTAGATGGGAAGGGCAAAGGGGGCGACCATGATCAGAGGCCCAACACTCCGAGATCAAAGCATTCTGCCACAGAGCAGCGGAGAAGGAGCAAAATAAATGACAG ATTTCAGATACTTAGGGAACTTATACCGCATAGTGATCAGAAGAGAGATAAAGCGTCattccttctggag GTTATTGAGTACATTCGCTTTTTACAAGAGAAAGTACAAAAGTATGAGTCCTCAATCCCGGGATGGAGTCAAGATAATACCAAGTTAATGCCATGG AACAATAACGAATCTCCTGGAGATGGTATATCTGACCCCTCTCAAGTCATGAAAAATGGTTCTGCTCCCCCTGGATATATGTTTTCTGGAAGCGACAATAGCATCCCGGTTGCACCAGCAATGGTCTCAACTGCACAGAATCCAACTGATTCAGATATGGCTGCTGGACTCTCTTACAAAGCAATGGAAACTCCTACAAATTTTGCGA ATGCAGATAACATGACAACCCAGGTCCAGCCACAATGGTTAAGACCGTCTGGTAGTGCTGACTGTGCTGTCAGTGGTGAAATATTGAATGAACAAGAGCTGACGGTTGATGAAGGAACCATAAGTATGTCTAGCGCATACTCCCAAGG GCTGTTGACTACCCTAACTCAGGCGCTGCAGAGCTCGGGTATAGATCTGTCTCAAGCCAGTATCTCTGTGCAGATCAACCTTGGCAAGCGAGCAATTAATAAGAGACCTGCTGCCACAGTGACTACTTCTGGCGCTAAG GACCATGAAGACCCTGTATCTGCTAATCAAACAATGGGACACTCTAGGGCGGGGTGCAGTGTCGAGGAATCTTCACAGGCACCAAAAAGACACAAAGCCGACAACAGCTAG